The Scomber japonicus isolate fScoJap1 chromosome 9, fScoJap1.pri, whole genome shotgun sequence genome includes a region encoding these proteins:
- the si:dkey-13n15.2 gene encoding protein transport protein Sec24C — MAEDRAEWEGKVFVSEPFSRLPPLATTSCIIEDRGNASPCVIRSTSYCVPCEGQTALLSRLPLGALVTPLAKQNAKEKPLPLCKEPECIVGCCLCGASMCPAMGWQDCGQRFYCPFCGKLNEVSWQHYQPTKGAVGVRVDNDQRPELHMGSYEILSSQKGEPAALILAIDVSASALRGGHLEFVTQQIHTLLTSLSREDGDVRIGLMTYDSRIHLFDLSPVLSRPHMLVITEKEDLQLPVREGLLVSVKDCIESVDSVLQLIPQFSPECDHSSGVPMDLPIKAGLAVLQALSSPGKLLIFHTAPLIEMGHTHSSSGFFGSNKPKSIFQPSEPAVSLAKECVRQGCGVHLFVLSQQDVGGAWPGHIPYLTGGALYTYSHLQGELDKERFSTSLKRIVETDTGYKAELRIFVSKDLRVSGCYGLFVPGPSPSQVTMATLDWQTTLAVELAHSRALDPTRGVAIQVVLSYSSQSGDRRTRVHTVTLRCSPHLQEAFRHCQAQTLLAFYCKKMYCAALERPLQELREELQTEVTEALASYRKHCCSASVSSGQLVLPQYLRALPVYINSLRKSEVLLPGLRSSVHQRLQQRCQVLGMDTFTNATHFYPLLLPLPLSADGSSPLNPEEVLRCCAASLEPRGLYLVHAPLTLLLWVGSQVPTCTLVELFNTSCFSSLPSGETKLPALENPLSISIRSLINTLNSQVHCARKLWVVKQGDACEETLQRHLVEDKSPNGGASYADFLYHLHVNSIRALQ, encoded by the exons ATGGCAGAGGACAGGGCAGAGTGGGAGGGGAAGGTTTTTGTCTCTGAGCCTTTTTCccgtcttcctcctcttgcaACTACTTCCTGTATCATAGAGGACAGAG GTAATGCAAGTCCTTGTGTCATCCGCTCCACTTCATACTGTGTGCCCTGTGAAGGTCAGACGGCCCTACTCAGCCGTCTACCGCTGGGGGCTTTGGTCACCCCACTGGCTAAACAAAATGCTAAAGAG AAGCCCTTGCCACTGTGCAAAGAGCCAGAGTGCATTGTGGGTTGTTGCTTGTGTGGGGCCTCTATGTGCCCTGCTATGGGCTGGCAGGACTGTGGTCAGAGGTTTTACTGCCCTTTCTGTGGGAAACTCAACGAAG TGTCGTGGCAACACTATCAGCCGACCAAAGGAGCGGTCGGGGTTCGGGTTGATAACGACCAGAGGCCTGAACTTCATATGGGGTCGTATGAGATCCTCAGCTCTCAGAAG GGTGAACCTGCTGCGCTGATTCTAGCTATAGATGTGTCTGCTTCAGCACTGAGAGGAGGACATTTGGAGTTTGtaacacaacaaatacacactCTGCTCACCTCTCTGAGCAG GGAGGATGGTGACGTCCGGATTGGTTTGATGACGTATGACAGCAGGATCCACCTGTTTGACCTCAGCCCTGTCCTTTCACGCCCGCACATGTTGGTCATCACAGAGAAGGaagacctgcaacttcctgtgaGGGAGGGGCTTCTGGTGTCCGTGAAAGACTGTATAGAGAGCGTTGACAG tgtgctGCAGCTCATTCCTCAGTTTAGTCCTGAGTGTGATCACTCCAGTGGAGTTCCCATGGATCTGCCTATCAAAGCAGGACTGGCTGTACTGCAG gcCTTGAGTTCTCCTGGAAAGTTGCTCATCTTCCATACTGCCCCTCTGATAGAgatgggacacacacactcctcctcagGGTTCTTTGGCTCCAATAAAccaaag TCCATCTTTCAGCCGTCGGAACCAGCCGTCTCATTGGCCAAGGAGTGCGTCCGTCAGGGCTGCGGCGTTCACCTGTTCGTCCTCTCCCAGCAAGACGTGGGCGGTGCGTGGCCGGGCCATATTCCATATCTAACAGGTGGAGCTCTGTACACTTACAGCCACCTGCAG GGAGAATTGGACAAGGAGCGTTTTAGCACCAGTCTAAAAAGGATCGTAGAGACGGACACAGGCTACAAGGCTGAACTCAGGATTTTTGTCAGTAAAG ATTTGCGTGTGTCCGGCTGTTATGGACTGTTTGTCCCTGGTCCTAGTCCAAGCCAGGTCACCATGGCGACGCTCGATTGGCAGACAACACTGGCTGTGGAGCTCGCACACTCCAGAGCTCTGGATCCGACGAGAGGTGTAGCCATACAG GTTGTGTTGTCGTACAGCAGTCAGTCAGGAGACAGGAGGACCAGGGTTCACACTGTGACTCTGAGATGCTCACCCCACCTACAGGAAGCTTTCCGACACTGCCAGGCCCAAACACTACTCGCCTTCTATTGCAAGAAGA TGTATTGTGCCGCGTTGGAGCGCCCTCTACAAGAGCTGAGGGAGGAACTGCAGACGGAGGTAACAGAAGCATTGGCATCTTACCgaaaacactgctgctctgcttcAGTGTCTAGTGGACAG CTCGTCCTTCCTCAGTACCTGCGAGCTCTCCCCGTTTACATCAACAGTTTGAGGAAGAGCGAGGTGCTGCTGCCAGGCCTGCGGAGCTCCGTCCACCAGCGGCTGCAGCAGCGTTGCCAGGTGCTCGGCATGGACACCTTCACCAACGCCACACACTTCTACCCTCTGCTGTTGCCTCTG CCACTGTCAGCTGATGGCTCAAGCCCTTTAAACCCAGAGGAGGTGCTGCGCTGCTGTGCCGCCAGCCTGGAGCCCAGAGGTCTGTATTTGGTCCACGCACCCCTCACCCTGCTGCTCTGGGTGGGCAGCCAAGTTCCGACATGCACCCTGGTGGAGCTCTTCAATACCAGCTGCTTCTCCTCGCTGCCCTCTGGAGAG ACCAAACTGCCTGCTCTGGAAAACCCTCTGTCCATCAGTATTCGATCACTCATCAACACACTGAACTCCCAGGTGCACTGCGCCCGCAAG TTGTGGGTGGTGAAGCAAGGCGACGCCTGCGAGGAGACTCTTCAGCGCCACCTGGTGGAAGACAAGAGTCCTAATGGAGGAGCATCCTACGCAGACTTCCTCTACCATCTCCACGTCAACTCCATCCGAGCACTGCAATGA